The nucleotide window ctgctgtatgtacatgagaaactcggagttgatgtctggcaacttgatctcgcacaaaatggaagtcgatggctatgtgtttcatgcgggaatggaacactggattggcacataaataagtagctccaatattatcacaatatattgtaggaataaccgtggagttgacgttgagttccttgagcaaatttgtgacccaattgagttcagcagcggcggtggcgacggcacggtattcagcttcagttgtagatcgtgcaaccgtcttttgttttttagaactccaactgattggagtagctccaagaaagacaatgtatccggacgtagatgttctatcatcaaagttccctgcccaatcagcatcagcaaaggcatggagatggagtgaagtatttttgcgaaaaaaaatgccataattaagagtccctttaagataccgcaaaattcgtttgaccgcagaccaatgcgtagtagatggtcgatgcatgaattgcgataacttattgacggcaaatgaaatatctggacgggtgagagccaagtactgtaaggagccaaggacttgtcgatactgagtcgaatctgtagcaggacttccatcacataatttaagtgattcactggtagagagaggagttgtaacctctttcgcatcctgcatgtttgcctttgataataaatcttgaatatactttctttgtgataggaagagacctgaagatgtaaatgttgcttccactcccagaaagtagcttaaagttcctagatctttgagggagaatcgatcggccaagtgctttagaaatgcctgagtcttcaaaggatcatttcctgtgataataatatcatccacatatactaaaagatatattatgcttccattgtgctggcaaatgaataacgaggtatcagactttgaattgatgaagccaattgaagtcaaaaacgagccaagctcgttataccaagcccttggagcttgacgaagtccataaatagctttttgaagtttgcagacatgcctcggatattgaggatgaacaaaaccaggaggttgttgcataaagacatcttcagtaagtgacccctgtaaaaaggcattgttaacatccaattgtcgtatgtgccagccctttgagatagccaaactcaggataagacggattgttgtgggtttaacaacgggactaaatgtctctgtgaagtcgacaccaggtcgttgatgaaaccctttagcgactagacgtgctttgtatctggcaatggatccgtctgggttccgcttaattcgaaagacccatttacacccgatgatattttgtgtgtgatgaaagggtactaaggtccatgtagagttatggaggagagcatcatattcgtcacacatggctttacgccagtgagaagatttttgagcttgaatgattgtagtgggttcactggcctcagtggaggaatttgttatagcatgtaagtcaaggacttgacgtggtttgaaaataccacttttggagcgtgttgtcattggatgtctatggggggtggaagtggtagattgtgttggtggtatagccaagggcgagtcactgtcatggaccgggtcaaccgtcggcacaacaatgtcactagatctaggagaaggtaaagccagtggcaaagttgccgagggtatgacttcattaataggagaaacttgtgaggaagggagtggaggaatagagggagtgagaagctgttgaactggagtaatagtagtatgtgaatcttgagagtaaggactggacggtgtcattggaggttcgtgtgatgagatcggagggatattccagtgatgtatgtttatcggagtagtttgcatggtaggattattttgaaaaggaaagacagactcctcaaagataacatgacgtgatataaagacctttttagtttggggttcatagcatcgaaaagcattatgttcaagagagtagcctataaaagtgcaaggcttagatcgtggtgttagcttatgtgacgcatagggacggagccatggataacataaacagccaaaaactctaagtttatgaaggtttggaagtttgtggaataatttttcaaatggtgactggtattgtaagactggagtgagcatacgattaatgagataaactgcagtttgaaaagctactgaccaaaaagatggtggcatggatgcttgatgtagaagggagagaccagtttcaacgatatgccgatgtttgcgttcggcagaaccaaccaattggggagtatatgggggtgacttgaggtgttgtataccacaagcagagagacaggatgtgagggcttgatattcgcctccaccatcagagtaaactgttttaatggaagattgaaaaaaattctcgaccaactttcgaaagttggtaaatacagtagaaacatcagacttatgatggagaggatataaccatgtgtacttagtaaaataatctacaaaaatgacataaaaacgaaacttgtcaaaagaaggaattggggcagggccccacacgtcggtataaatgatttcaaacggtttagagcaagaaatggaggttgtcccaaaagacAGTTTATggcttttattgcaaagacaagcatcacaatgattaatagtgctattgattttcaaggtaggaagagaataacgagaaagtaatttttgctgaataaaaggggagggatgaccaagacgatgatgccatacatcaaccggagctgcgattgaggagtgagcagtaggaagggtaatttgtgaagtggatggccactcataaatgttgtttttgttctggccctggaccaaggatgcccccgtgctcaaatccttgacaataaaaaagttaggaaagaattcaattgatgtattattttgtttacagaattgagaaacggaaatgaggtttcttttaatgttaggtgcacacaaaacatcatcgagtgtaaaggttgtggtaagtgaactaagcgttgaggaaccagaatgagtaataggaattcttttaccgtcaccgatgatgatatcttcatttccgtcatagttgttgtggatggacaagttttgaagatcagaggtgatgtgatgagaggcgcccgaatccacaatccaattaggttgagtaggagttggagtagccatgaaattcgcctgaggccactgtgatggagtagggagtctgggacgagaccgacagactttcgcggagtgtccaactttatcacatagttggcaaacaactcgttggcggcctgtgaagtcaggacgcgacggctgagtattatgaaagttaccaccttgatatgggtaaggagggtttggtctgggccccataaggctaggaggcagcttagccaaatcgttgttgacgtgcttattgtactggttgctcttcctcttggatttttgattgacctgagctgtaataggtggttcgggcaacttatcatcacgcttcaagtacgtctcatagtcgatcaacttatcataaagttcttcgaatgatattggtgagtcacgtgcccgaagtgctgctgtcagttctttgtactcgcctcctaagccattgagggtatggattaggacttcttcatcgctgagagaatgacctatcaaagctaaatcatcgataataactttgatattttgtagataatcagcaatagtacttccctcttgtttcattttcatcagattggagagaagtccgagcatgcgagtacgcgagcgatttgccaaagttgtttgtaatttgcaccatgcttctgcagcagtcgtacatgaggatatcagcggggcaatggaggatatcttgggtcacacctagatgaagcaccgctctaggacagtccgtcacttggaggatgaggcgatcttgacataaccatagttggtgggctggatttggcactggattgggttcgcttgggatgttgatcatttcaggtggacactggagagagccatcaacgtaacctaagagatcatagccaaataaaagattagaaagttgtgcccgccaagatgcgtaattgccgcctttggataatttgaagggaatgagtgctgcagcattgatggtgataagactttgagaagtgctcagagtccctgcagaaatagggacaggaatatcggaagaggtAAATGAAGACATCTcagatattttgtggcgggtcaagtgatctttatagaagatgtaaagatataggaggaagggagaaggagaaaagcagatcgatgcgctgcagagtaggctgcagcgcgatgaactgcagagaaggctgcagcgtgatgaactgcagtgatgggcgagcaatctgcagcaagaaaggcagcgatgtggaagaaatctctgcagcttgcagcgatttctgcagcgatgctggagaaatctgcaaggttggagatagttgcagtaatgcagtattggagtttggtggccggaagagcagcggagttttcagcggaagacttcggttggcaagggagtagcagccggcggtagaaacaaaggccgtgactgtgcttcctttaggatctgatattagtagccgcaagtgctgcagtaggctgcagcgaatggctacggctgaggggcggaggcgtcgccacgagagggatggttggactccggagaagagggcttgctctaggcaaactgctctgataccatgatagaaattaagcgaagaagatagaaagatagaaattgtagaagaaactatgaaatgtataagatataattgcctaatacattttgatagtgagttcttgacagccatttatacacactcagtagggaggttatacacattcagcatggaggatttttctcaactgctgagagatttcctcaactgccttgaggaaatcttatctgcttatcagtcGTGTCTTCGGCGTCTGGTGAGGACAGGCTGTACAAGAAGTAGGAACTGTTCCCATCACTCCATATATAGGTGTTCTAGCGTCGATTTATTGCAAGCTTGTTTTCATTCAtccatccctccctccctcctgatGTATCATCAGCCAGATGGAAATATAGGGTCTGTTTCGCTGAAactaattaaaaatttaagtgaAGATATTATTGTAATTAGAAGActccctctcatcaaaataatctcCTAAGAAATTTTGGAGTAATCAAAACttttttattgatcaataattataattaaaaactataatatatcttacttaatgcgatagaattatataatttattaggGGACACTATCATCAGATGGATCGGTCGTATCAGATAGGAGAAGCGGAGGTCGATCGGGCAGAGTCAGTGGGCAACTGAGGTGGGTGTCGAGGAAGCACGTGGATAGAAGCCCAATCTCCATCCTCTTGAAGTAATTCATCAACATTCTCAAACACAAATACCGCACGTCGACTGTCCCAGTCTCGCTTCATTCTCTAGGTAGTTTCGGCGAACGAGAAAGCAAGCTGAGCAAAAGTATTCTGCCAAGTCCAGACCAATGGGATGCAAGACGAGAAGAAGCAGCTTACGTTTTGGAGACGACTTGGTCAACAAGGCCGGCGTCTTGATAGAGACAGGACCAAGATGACCGAGCGGGAGGAATCGTTAGAGATTTTTAGCCTATATATAGGCGTCCTAACTTCGAGTTGTTTGTGAccaaatcgagagagagagagtgtgtgtgtgtgtgcgtaacTAAGCATGGATCCGAGACTAGAGGAAGCAGCTTATGCGGGAGACCTCACTTTGTTGCGGCGTTTGCTACAAGAAGACCGGCTCCTGCTCCACAGGCAAGCCATCGCCGCGGCTCACCTGTCGGACAGCCCCCTCCACATCGCTGCATCGCTCGGCCACTCCGACCTGGTCCGGGAGATCCTCGCCGTAAACCCGGAGCTCGCGCATGGCCGCAACAGCGAAGGCCTTTCCGCATTGCACCTGGCCGCTGCCCAAGGCCACTTATCCGTGGTGAACGAGCTGCTGCAGTACGCAGCCGCTGCCAATCTCTGCTTGGCGACCGACAACGATGGTTTCATGCCCGCCCACACTGCAGCCTTACAAGGCAGGCTTGATGTATTGACAGTGTTACTGGATGCGTGCCCGGAGTCCGCGCGAGCTGTGACATCGCAAGGTGACTCCATCCTTCATCTTACTGTGAAATCAAACAGCTTCGAGACCGTACAGTTCTTGCTGAACAGAACAGATGAAAACGATGAGCTGCTCAACTCCGGAGATGCGAAAGGCAACACCGTCCTGCACCTTGCTGTGGCCAGAAAACAGCTCCAGGTAGGTATTCCTGATCCCAATTAGAGGAAATGAAtttgtcttcttcttttcacCAGGTGTTTATGCATCTCTGCACCTCCTGATACGAGAGCTTTCCCACAACAAAAGATAAATACTCTTtgcatttcaataaaaaaaaagcaaatggAAATACCGAGGAACTTCCTGTTCATAGCTCTGGTAATACGATTGAATGCAGACCGTGAAGTTGCTTCTGGGAAGACGAGGTATCGAAGTTAACGCCACAAACATGAGAGGCGACACCGTCCTTGATATGCTATTGGATTCACCCTGCCAACATGGAGATCTATTGTTGGGAGAACTGATTCGGGCAGCAGGAGGAAGAACCACCGCAGAAGAAGGGAAGACTCGGCCGAAATCGTCACCGGGTGATGCCAGAGCCTCTGCCACTGTCGCGTCACACAGAAGCCGACCAAATCGTTCTGAACCTAAAGAAAAGTACAACAACAAACCAGCAACACTAATGTTGGTGGCGACGTTGATCGCCACCATCACATTCGCAGCTGGGCTGAACCCCCCTGGTGGGTTTAAGCAGAAAGATGATGGTGGGGCGACTCCCCCCAATGCAGAAGTCAACATTGATGGGAGTTCAAGTGAAGGGGAGGCAGTTCTAAAATATGATCTCGAGTTATTCCTGCTGTTCGACACGTTCGGGTTGTTTGCATCCTTGAGCATCATCCTCTTGTTGATATGTTGTGTGCCCAGACAGACTAAAATGGTGACGGGAATCCTAAAGTGGATTCTATGGCTGGCGGTGTTCTCGACGGCATTAGCATTCTCGACCGCCATTGTGCGAATATTTTCCTATCAGCTCTGCACTGTCATCCTTCTCATGAGTTGGTTCGGAATTCTCAGTCTCTTCATGATTTGGGTGTGCTTTAGAGCGATCAGATACTTGTTGCGCAAAGGTGGATGCTGGAAGAAGAATGATGGAGAAGGAGAAAGTCAGGGGGGCCCCACAAGGGCCGTTGCCATCTGCACGAAGATTGTGGTGGGCGCGttgatgataattatttttgGAGTAGTTCTTATTGTAAATTATTTAGTGTttgtttatatattaaatatgtcaaataatagaataatatgatCTATCACTATTCTTATATGGTTTATCCTTTATCATCTTTTAAAGTTACTTTATCTTATTTTCAGAATGTAATTTGCTTTTATGTATTTTGTACCACGGTATATAGTAAATCTGTAACTTTAATCATTATTAACTTTTGTTTTGTTGTTACAGATGATTTATGAGAGTTTTGTGGAACATTATATCTCTTACATATTAATGATGTATTTATTTAAAAACACTGGATTCAGCAGATCTAAAACTTATCAATAGTACAATGATGcactaatatatttataaaatcttaaatatCTGAATCATTATCCATACTAGAATAATTTATAACCGACATAATATTAAATGGTGCATAAAAGATAACAAGGATTTAATTTATAGAATTATCAATTATTAACAACTGTGTGTCTATACTTATGTtgcacttcaaaaaaaaaaaacataattaacccttcataaatactttttttattatatgaaagGAATTTAGAATACCTTTTATgtccaatttggatttttttctgtatcaactataatattttttatattattattattttaattttaattttttaggatatttattttatttggaaAAATAATGAATGTATTCTTCAAATATGCATTATGCAACCCCTCTGCTACATGTTTTTATTGTCATCAACTCTTTCggtggttattattattattattattattattattattttaaagttTGATGTCACAATTTATTGTTcaattacatttatttttttttccttttcatcaaGCTTTTAAAATTTGTTCTATGATGAAGATGGATTTACAACTATAGACTTgtcataagttttttttatttttattataaaaataagtatttattacttttatatatgttatatgtatAGTAATATGGTTAACTTCCCCAAAAATCAAATTTCAATATACAAATttataatttcataataaaattacaAGTTATCATCAATTTCAAGTGAAATTAGTAGGGAGAACCCACCCACCTTAGTCATATATCACATGACTATTAGCTCAGCACGAAGAACAAACCTATGTCATATGATAGACACCTAAGTCCCACAAAAAAAAGGCTTGCTATAAAGGTTCTTCAATTTACTATTATCAATATCAATTACTATTTACTTATTATTTCACTTTTTATTTCAATCTTAATTTGAGTATCGAAGGGATTGGATGAGGCGCCCAACTTTATCTTTTTATACATTGATCATCAAATAAGCAAACAAGCATTAGAGTCATCCTTTTAGTTGTCTTTTTCTCTCAAGCATGATCACAATTCTACAATGCTTAATCGATAACAGTTTCACTTACCCATCCCGAAGAATCATCCATATGACACAAAGGTTTTTGGAATGTGTCAACCGTTTTAACCTTAAGTGTCAAATAGGTGTTAATTATGTGGAATTGATGTATCATGTCAATCGTGTGATATTAAGGTATCATCCACACGATGCTAAAGTATCAATCATATCTTTATTCTTATATtacattttaatatattttattaaatgacTCAGATAACTTTATTTATAAAGATTTTGACTCTTAACCAGAAGATTATATATTCACAATCAACTCATATATTTTAATgtcataatatttaaaaaatcactATTGTAAAAAATAGAATGGAGGaaaaactaaaaatataaaaagtataAGCTTGAGTTTTTTCCCATAAATATATCCTCCTTTGCGAAAGATGATGCCTATGGTCCGATCCTACTTGACATAGAATAATATTTAGCAGTTAAAAGTGGCACCCCTAATAGTTCCATGTTAGGAATCCTAACGACAAGTCCTCTAAAAGTCACTAAGCTAAGGTAATTAAGATATTAAAGTGATCAAACCACAAGCATATGCATTGTTTTGTATCTTTCTTTGCAATCATAAGATAATACGTTATTTTAGTTAGGTTAGAAACTAATCCAAATCAAATATTAGGACAATCTTTTTGCCTCTCATGCAACCTTGAATCAATACCTCTTATGGTCAAAGTCTTCGAATAGACTTGGTGCAAGTCATTGTTAATTGTTGGCCTCATGTGAAGTGCTCTGACTCAGCATGCATGAACTTGAATGGATGATAGAGCAACGAGGGAATGAGACATGCATTTACAATAAAAGCAACGAGGGAATGAGACATGCATCTACAATAAAATATTTGCTTGACGTAAATAGCCACCGAATCATGGTGACATAGGTCGTAAGACTGAGTCTAGTTGGATAATGACTCATACGTAAATTAGATATTTGGTCTCCATACCCAACTAATTAGATCGAATTAAGGTGTTTTATAAGCTAATAATGCAATAATACATCCTTTGAGCTTCATCTTTTCAGTCgcttaaaaatatttcttctttatCCAAACTTTATATACTCTTTGAAACTCTGAAATCTAACCTAATAATGCAATAATACATTCTTCGAGCTTCATCATTCGATTCacttaaaaatatttcttctttgaGTCAAACTTTATATTCTTCTTATAACTTTGAAACCTTCTTATACAATACAAGCGATCGAGAGACTATGGGGCTATGAAAACTTCATAACTAATTTAGATTTCATATTCTCCAAAGACTAATgttgaaaatatatttaatagAGTCCTTCAATACTTAACATACATCTTTAAATATCTAAGATAAGAGAAAGAAGCAAAAATAAATTGATAGCTCGAATTCTAGATGATTGGATGAATGTTTTACGTTACAATCCATAGTAACATGACAATGTTTTTTGTTCTTAGCCTATTGACTCCCATGTcgaacaagaaagttgatgattggtaaacaaagaaaaggaacaaatcaaaagaatatgaaatcaTAAAGAAATCATCTTTCATTTTCGTTGCCATCTATGCATCAACTTTTGGGAAAGAAAAGATTAGAACTTTGTGATGTTAGATAGAAAGCCACAGTGAGGACTTACAAGACCAATTTGGCACCACAAGCTATTGGTCATTGTCTATATCATGTAAGGACATGAGGAGGAACATCTAGAATAGGAAGTTGGACCACTGAACAACTTTCTATCTTGTGGTTTCCATGGATTCTTTTACTTATGATTAATAATTCACATTTCCTAAAGTTAGATGCCTCTTCATTGATTTCAATTAATGGTAGCTGCTTTTTGACTTGCTCATTTTTGCAAGTCATGGGACCTATGTCATATGATGTACTCATGCGCCAAAGCTTCTTCCAAAACGAAGGAGAGTAGTcttttttctgtctttttctccttttttttttgtaattaagatattattataatttttctctACGTTGGTgtagtttttctttctcaaaacaAGCAATTATACCTCCTAATTTGATTTAGGGTTTCACTTAAAAGGGTAAGACTGTAGGCTATTAAAACTCACTATGAGCTGAATCTGATGGGTTGTCAGCCCGTCAGCCCAACAGTTTATGCATCTCTGTGCGTTCTGAGACGAGAACTTTCTCATGGCAAAAGATAAATACTCTTTGCGTTTCAATCAAAAAAAGCTAGTGGAAATACTAAGGAACTTCCTGTTCATAACTCTGGTAATACTATTGAATGTAGACCG belongs to Musa acuminata AAA Group cultivar baxijiao chromosome BXJ1-11, Cavendish_Baxijiao_AAA, whole genome shotgun sequence and includes:
- the LOC135596549 gene encoding ankyrin repeat-containing protein At5g02620-like, with protein sequence MDPRLEEAAYAGDLTLLRRLLQEDRLLLHRQAIAAAHLSDSPLHIAASLGHSDLVREILAVNPELAHGRNSEGLSALHLAAAQGHLSVVNELLQYAAAANLCLATDNDGFMPAHTAALQGRLDVLTVLLDACPESARAVTSQGDSILHLTVKSNSFETVQFLLNRTDENDELLNSGDAKGNTVLHLAVARKQLQTVKLLLGRRGIEVNATNMRGDTVLDMLLDSPCQHGDLLLGELIRAAGGRTTAEEGKTRPKSSPGDARASATVASHRSRPNRSEPKEKYNNKPATLMLVATLIATITFAAGLNPPGGFKQKDDGGATPPNAEVNIDGSSSEGEAVLKYDLELFLLFDTFGLFASLSIILLLICCVPRQTKMVTGILKWILWLAVFSTALAFSTAIVRIFSYQLCTVILLMSWFGILSLFMIWVCFRAIRYLLRKGGCWKKNDGEGESQGGPTRAVAICTKIVVGALMIIIFGVVLIVNYLVFVYILNMSNNRII